In a genomic window of Epinephelus lanceolatus isolate andai-2023 chromosome 3, ASM4190304v1, whole genome shotgun sequence:
- the syngr2b gene encoding synaptogyrin-2b, whose protein sequence is MEDTGGATAYGISLAGGGFDFNKFIRQPQTIVRILSWIFALVVFACITTEGYINSAHSAEAKCIFNQNDSACHYAVGIGVIAFLACVAFLVLDAYVPFMSNAQERKYAVMADLGFSGVWSFLWFVCFCLLASQWAKTHDISAIPQDAARATVAFSFFSIATWGILTYFALIRFRRGVTEVAIPTYTEPPPDLHTPYPPTYAPTSYNPTTYTPTTYTAYPSSVPDQQPPFTANPQPQGDTGYQPPSY, encoded by the exons ATGGAGGATACGGGCGGTGCTACTGCGTACGGGATTTCTTTGGCAGGTGGAGGCTTCGATTTCAACAAGTTCATCCGGCAGCCGCAGACCATAGTGCGGATACTGAGCTGG ATATTTGCCCTGGTGGTGTTTGCCTGCATCACGACAGAGGGATACATCAACTCTGCCCACAGTGCCGAGGCTAAGTGCATCTTCAACCAGAATGACTCGGCATGTCATTACGCAGTTGGCATCGGAGTGATTGCCTTCCTGGCATGTGTGGCCTTCCTGGTGTTGGACGCTTACGTGCCTTTTATGAGCAATGCGCAGGAGAGGAAGTATGCTGTCATGGCAGACCTGGGATTCTCAG GGGTGTGGAGCTTCCtgtggtttgtgtgtttctgcctgTTGGCCAGCCAGTGGGCTAAAACTCATGATATCAGTGCTATCCCACAGGACGCTGCACGAGCCACTGTCGCCTTCTCGTTCTTCTCCATCGCCACCTGG GGAATCCTGACCTACTTTGCGCTGATCCGTTTCCGCCGCGGTGTTACTGAAGTCGCCATCCCAACCTACACGGAGCCACCTCCAGATCTCCACACCCCCTACCCTCCCACCTACGCCCCCACCTCCTACAACCCCACTACCTACACCCCCACCACCTACACCGCTTATCCCAGCAGCGTGCCCGACCAGCAGCCTCCCTTCACCGCAAACCCCCAGCCACAAGGAGACACCGGCTACCAGCCACCCAGCTACTGA
- the tk1 gene encoding thymidine kinase, cytosolic encodes MDCVDFPRVLPNSPRKARGQIQVIFGPMFSGKSTELMRRVRRFQIAQYNCLVIKYARDTRYSDTGMATHDKNTMEAVPASCLGDVRHLALQACVIGIDEGQFFPDTVEFCEEMANLGKTVIVAALDGTFQRKPFGNILNLVPLAESVVKLHAVCMQCYKEAAYTKRIGAEKEVEVIGGADKYQAVCRKCYGGLVVDKENSAPFRNETPQQALTGKLVDSAVPRKLFSSLHL; translated from the exons ATGGACTGTGTAGATTTCCCAAGAGTTCTTCCAAATTCACCGAGAAAGGCACGAGGACAAATTCAG GTCATCTTTGGACCCATGTTTTCAGGCAAAAG CACTGAACTGATGCGAAGAGTGCGCCGTTTCCAGATAGCCCAGTACAACTGCTTGGTGATCAAATATGCCAGAGACACACGTTACTCGGACACAGGCATGGCCACACATGACAA AAACACAATGGAAGCCGTGCCAGCCAGTTGTCTGGGAGATGTGCGACATCTGGCGTTGCAAGCCTGTGTCATTGGAATCGATGAAGGACAGTTT TTTCCAGACACAGTGGAGTTTTGTGAAGAGATGGCCAATTTAGGGAAGACAGTCATCGTAGCTGCTTTGGATGGAACCTTCCAGAGAAAG CCATTTGGGAACATCCTGAACCTCGTCCCTCTGGCGGAGAGCGTAGTGAAGCTTCATGCCGTCTGCATGCAGTGTTACAAAGAAGCTGCCTACACCAAGAGGataggagcagagaaggag GTGGAGGTGATTGGTGGAGCTGACAAGTATCAGGCGGTGTGTAGGAAGTGTTACGGGGGTCTGGTGGTGGACAAAGAGAACAGCGCTCCCTTCAGGAATGAAACGCCACAACAAGCCCTCACAGGAAAACTCGTGGACTCTGCAGTGCCCAGGAagcttttctcctctctccaccTCTAA
- the afmid gene encoding kynurenine formamidase produces MMHWTKMKKEELERQYSPSRWSHRMSADDVIKAHVKALKEGTERARGLAQTLLNVPYGEGDGEKLDVYIPSTNSLDVPLVIYLHGGYWQFLSKEESGFMAVPLIDKGVVVVAVGYDIAPKGNMDLMVSQVRRSIVSVVQQYSHISGLYLCGHSAGAHLAAMVLSTDWSQYSVTPQIKGAFLISGIYDLLPILSTYVNEPLKMTEEVAVRNSPSKLVPQLKLSSSSCHIIVAVAENDSPEFRKQSEDYHKTLEASGLDVTMEDVPNTDHFSIVEQLVDGEYHLTKLLLKIMGKS; encoded by the exons ATGATGCACTGGACCAAAATGAAGAAAGAA GAGCTCGAGAGGCAGTATTCACCCAGCCGGTGGTCGCACAGGATGTCGGCAGACGACGTGATCAAGGCTCACGTGAAGGCTTTAAAGGAAG GTACGGAGCGTGCCCGGGGTCTGGCTCAAACGTTGCTCAACGTGCCATATGGAGAAGGAGATGGAGAGAAGCTGGATGTCTACATACCCAGCACCAACTCTTTGG ATGTCCCCCTTGTTATTTACCTACATGGAGGCTACTGGCAGTTTCTCAG TAAGGAGGAGTCAGGATTCATGGCTGTCCCTCTCATTGATAAAGGCGTAGTAGTGGTTGCCGTCGGCTATGACATCGCCCCCAAAG GCAACATGGACCTGATGGTGTCTCAAGTACGTAGGAGTATTGTGTCTGTTGTGCAGCAGTATTCTCACATCAG TGGTCTGTACCTGTGTGGCCACTCAGCTGGGGCTCACCTGGCTGCAATGGTCCTCTCCACTGACTGGTCGCAGTACAGCGTCACTCCTCAGATCAAAG GTGCTTTCCTCATCAGTGGCATATATGACCTGCTGCCCATCCTGTCCACCTACGTCAACGAGCCTCTGAAAATGACAGA GGAGGTGGCGGTGAGGAACAGCCCCAGCAAGCTGGTCCCTCAGCTCAAACTCTCCTCGTCCAGCTGCCACATCATTGTGGCCGTCGCTGAGAATGACTCACCAGAGTTTCGCAAGCAGTCGGAAGACTACCACAAA ACTTTGGAGGCGTCAGGACTGGATGTGACCATGGAGGATGTGCCGAACACAGACCACTTCAGTATCGTTGAGCAGCTGGTAGATGGAGAGTACCACCTAACAAAG CTCCTCTTGAAGATTATGGGAAAGAGCTGA